DNA sequence from the Bradyrhizobium sp. CIAT3101 genome:
CGGCAAAGCCGTCTCGGCCTGATTTGATCGATCGCACGCGAACGTAAGGAGCAATCCGATGAGTCCAATCAAGTACCGCACAGTCGAGGTCGACGGCCTCAAGGTTTTTTATCGTGAGGCGCCGAACGCCGGTGCGCCGAAACTGCTTCTCCTGCACGGCTTTCCCACGTCAGGCCACATGTTCCGTGACCTGATGCCGCGGCTCTCCGACAAATTCCATCTCGTCGCGCCGGACCTTCCCGGCTTCGGCCTCACCGAGATGCCGCCGCGGGACAATTTCGCCTATACGTTCGACAACATCGCGCGCGTGATCGATCGCTTCACCGAGGTCATCGGATTCGATCGCTTCGCGCTCTACGTTTTCGACTACGGCGCGCCGACGGGCTTTCGAATGGCCGTACGCCATCCCGAGCGCATCACTGCGATCATATCGCAGAACGGGAACGCCTACGAAGAGGGCCTCAGCGAGGGCTGGACCCCGATCCGGGCCTATTGGGAAGACGCGTCCGAGGCCAACCGGAAAACGCTTCGCGCTTTCCTCACGCCCGAAACGACAGGCTGGCAATACACGCACGGCGCACCCGATCCGACGAGCGTGTCACCGGACGGTCAGAACCTCGACAATTACTATCTGGCCCGGCCCGGTGCCGATGAGATTCAGCTCGACCTCTTCGGCGACTACAAGAGCAACGTCGCGCTCTACCCCACCTTCCAGGGCTACTTCCGCACGCACAAGCCGCCGTTCCTGGCAGTCTGGGGCAAGAACGATCCGTTCTTCCTTCCGCCGGGCGCCGAAGCGTTCAAGCGCGACATTCCGGAGGCAAACATCCACTTCTTCGATACCGGTCATTTCGCGCTGGAGACGCACTGCGCCTAGATTGCGGAGGTCATCAGCGATTTCATCGACAAGCAGGCGCGCAATTAACAACAGTTGGGGATAGCTCACATGACGAAATCTGTGGCCATTATCACCGGCGCGAGCCAAGGCATCGGCCGCGCGACCGCAATACGCCTTGCCCGCGATTTCTCGGAGCTCGTGCTGGTCGCGCGCAATCGCGCCAATCTGGACGAGACGGCGGAGGCCGTGAAGGAAGCCGGCGCAAAGCCGCTGGTTATCGATGCGGACCTCGCAGATCCCGCCGTAGCGCGGGCGGTGGTCGATCAGGCGCTCGCGGCTTTCGGTCGGATCGATGCTCTGCTCAACATCGCAGGCGCAGTCCCGCAGATCGACCTGTTCGAGATGACCGACGCGCAATGGGAGGGCGGCCTTGCGCTGAAGCTGCACGGAGCACGCCGCCTCACGATCGCCGCCTGGTCGGCATTGAAGGCGACGCAGGGCTCGGTCGTGCTGATGTCCGGCAACTCCGCGCTGTTTCCGAAGGCACCCTATGCGGCAGTTGGCACGATCAACGCCGCCGTTGTCGCGCTGGCAAAGGCATTCTCGGACCGCGGCATCGCAGATGGCGTGCAGGTCAACAGCGTACTGCCGGGACCGGTGATGACGGGACGCCGCCGCTCCTATCTCGAGCATTGGGCCCCGCTACACAACATGACGGTCGAGCAGGCGACGACAAACTTTCCAAAGGAAGCCGGCATCGCACGCTATGGCGAGCCCGAGGAAATCGCCGAGTTGATGGCGTTCCTTGTGTCGCCCGGCGCCCGCTGGATGACCGGCTCGACGCTGCGCATGGACGGCGGCGAAGTGAAATCGGTCTGAGTTGCTGAAGGGGTGCGCCGTGGGCGGCCGCTCAACCTCCGATGCCGCCGACCAGCCGCGGACGGCGGTTTGCGCCCGCCTTCTCATCCGCCACAGCGCGCAGCCATGCGCGAAAGCTGACGATCTCGGGGCAATCCGCCGTGCCCTCGGGCGCGATCAGCCAATCGCCGAGACCTGATCCCTCATTGATGCGGTCGCAGCGATAGCCGGGATGATGGCCGAGGCTACGTGTGATCAAGAGGTCGACCTTGCCTTCGATCAGCTCGTGCAGGCCGGCGGGCTGCAGCACGCGCAAGCCGATCTCGGCATGTGTCTCGCGAAACGCCGCCAGATCGAGGCGGCGCAAATCGAAGCTGGCATGCACGCCCAATTGCAGCAGCACCGCACCTGACGGTTTCAATTGCGAGGTCGCCTCCGCAATGTGGCGAAACCCCTCGGACACCCCGGGCAGATAGGCCTGGCCTGCCGCAGTCAGGATGAGCTGCTTGTGCAGCCGTTCGAACAGCTGCACGCCGAGGCGCGCCTCCAACGCTTTCACCTGCTGCCCAACGGCTGCGGGCGTGACGTGCAGCTCGTGCGCGGCCAGCTTGAAGCTGAGATGGCGCGCGGCGGCTTCGAAGGCGCGGAGCGCATTGAGTGGCGGAAGGGCGTAGGTCATCGCGGCGGAGTTTGACACTGTTGGCAGCCGGTCTTGCAATAGATTTTCTTGCGCTGAACCGCAGGAATGATGCTTTGCGCCGCGGTGATGTCGCCGGATACGGTCCAGCCGCAATCCGGAGAAACCCCATGGCCCCAGCCCACATCGTCAGCCACAATCCCGCAACGGTCCACCCGCCCGCCGGCGGCTACTGCATGGGACTTGAACTGAAGCAGCATCGCCGGCTGCTGTTCATCAGCGGCCAGGTGCCCGAGAGACTCGACGGTACCGTACCCGAAGGTTTTGAGGCGCAGTGCGAGCAGGCCTGGCGCAACGTCAAGGAGGTGCTCGCGGCCGCCGGTCTTGGCGTCGAGCACCTGGTCAAGGTCAACACCGTCCTGACCGACCGGGCTCAACTCGTGACCAACCGTATCATTCGCCGCGCGATGCTCGGGGACCATCAGCCTGCGCTGACGGTCATCGTCGCCGAGACGGTCGACAGCAAATGGCTGCTGGAGATCGAGGCGATCGCCGCGGAATGACAGCCTTTCCAAACCCACGATGCGAGGGTCCGATGAATAAGATGATCCATCCCTTCTACGCGCAGCATCGCGACGCCATGGAGGCCGCGATGCACCAACGGCTCGATCTTGCCGAGACGATGCTGCGCGAGCGCGCGCAGCTCACCGATATCGACACAATCAAGCAGGAGGTGATGGACGAACTCGCCGTCGTGCTCACCCAGATGCCCTATGTCGGCGGCACCGCGAGCCGCATGAGTGAAGTCTTCATCCGCCTCACCGGATTCATGGCAACCAGCCGCGTGCTGCAGCGACATGGCGTGCCGCTGCCGGTGATCCGCGACATCGAGCGGGAAACCCACAAGGCGCAATTGCTCACCATGCCTGAGACGGAACGTCTCGACGCGGGAGATCAATTCATGTCGCCGGAAAACCAGGCCTTTCTGCGCGAGCAGGCGGCGAAGAGCGTCACGGCAAGCCACCAGGCCGAATTTCCGGAGGACTTCGTCTACGATTTCGTCGAGCCGGGGCCGAACGACGGTTTTGAATTCGGCATCAACTACCGGGCCTGCGGCTTCTGCAAATTCGCGGGCCGCCATGGCGACAAGGAGATCCTGCCCAACATCTGCGGGCTCGATTTCGACGCCTATGCAACGCGCGGCATCCATCTGGAACGGACGCAGACGCTGGCGGGCGGTGCGAGCCATTGCAATTTCCGCTTCTCGCGGCTGCATCGTGACGGTTGACTTCGTGCTGCCGCGCGTTCACCAAAGCGAGACGCGAAGTGAACGGAAGCGCGAGGCAATTTGGTGGACGATACGAACATTCGGACTGGCCAGTGCCATTGTGGTGCCGTGCGTTTCGAGGTGACGCTCAGCGACGGCTTCAATTCGATCCGCCGCTGCACCTGTTCCTACTGCCGGATGCGCGGCGCCGTCATGGTCATGGCGAAGATGGGCGGGATCAAGTTCCTGCAAGGAGAAGATGCGCTGACCAGCTACCGCTTCCACACCGGAACGGCGCAGCACTTCTTCTGCTCGACGTGTGGAATCTACACCCATCACCAGCGCCGATCCGACACGACGCTCTATGCCGTCAACGTCGCGTGCCTCGACGGGGTCAGCCCGTTCGATTTCGCCGAGGTGCCCGTCATGGATGGTGTCAACCACACCAACGACACCGGCAAGCCGACGCGCCAGGCCGGCACGCTCCGCTTCACCCCGGCTGATTAGCCGGCGCCTAATGCCCGCCGCACCGGCAGTTCTCGTAATCGACGGGATCATGGCTGTTGAAAATCGTCACGCGGTCGCCATGGCTCAATTTCAGCTCGCGCAGGCGCGCCTGGTTGGCGACACGGGCGGCGCGGTCCATGTCGACGCGGCGCTGGAAATAGCGGAGCACCAGCGGCGCACGCGGTGAGGCGTCGAGCTGGGCGTGATGGAAATAGCTGTCGCCGGCATGCAGCAGCCATTTGTCGCCGGAGCGGACCGCGATGCCGCAATGGCCGAGCGTGTGGCCGGCGAGCGGGATCATCAGGATGTCCCCTTCGCGGTCGCCGAGCGCACGGACGCCCTTGAAGCCGAACCAGTCCTCGCCGGCCTCACCGTAGAAACTCCAGCTCGGCCCATGGCTCCACTGTCCCCCGACATAGCGTCCCTCGGGCGGCGCGGGCTTGCGCAACACCGCCATGTCGTATTCGGTGCGATGGACGTGGATCGCGGCCTGGGGAAAGTCGGGCACGCCGCCGGCGTGATCGCGGTCGAGATGCGTCAGCAGCACGTGGCGTACGTCATTGGGCGAGTAGCCGAGCGCCTTCACCTGCTGCACGGCCGTCTCCGCGGGATCGAGCTTTGGCGCAGTCTGCCGCAGCCAACGTTTCCCGAGCCGGTCGGGCGTGGCGATATCGCCGAGGCCGATGCCGGTGTCGACCAGAGCAAGGCCGTCACCGGTCTCGATCAGCAGGCAATGGCAGACCATGCGGGCGCGCTGGAACAGGCCGCCGGTGCCGTTCACCAGCCGCCGGCCCATCGGGCACATCGTTCCGGTGTTGAGATGATGGATCTTCATGGATGACGCTCGCCTGTTGTGAACGGGCCGTTCTTGTCATTTTCCGATCCATAGGTAAAATATCGAATATTGATACTATCTCTAGGCGCACCCTATGGATATCCGCGAGCTTCGCTACTTCGCCGCCGTCTACCGCGAACGCAACCTGACGGCTGCGGCGCGCAGCTGCTTCGTTTCGCAGCCGTCGATCTCGACCGCGATCACCAATCTGGAGGCTGAGCTCGGCACCACGCTGTTCATCCGGCACAAGAAGGGCGTCGCGCCGACCGCATCGGCCGAACAGTTTCACACCGTCGCCCGCCGCATCATCGACGAGGCCGATGCGGCGCGAAAGCTGTTCCGCAAACCGAGCACCAAGACCACGGTCACGCTCGGCCTGATGCGGACGCTCGACGTGCCCCGGACCATCGCGCTGTTGAAGCCGCTGACGTCACGCAGCGACATCGCGCTCCGGCTCGTCGGCCATGACGAACGCGCGGATGCCAGGATCATCTCGAAGAGCATGGTTGGGGATGACGAGCATTTCGTCCCGCTCTGGAGCGAGCGCTATGTCGCAGCGCTGCCGCCGTCGCATCCGCTGACGCTCAAGGAGCGGCTTCGGGCCGCCGACCTCGCCGAATTCCCCATGATCGATCGCTGCCATTGCGAGCAGAGCGCGTTCTTCGGTCGCACCGTGCAACGGCGTCCCTCCGCAGCGATCGCGCAATCAGAGGATTGGGCGATGGCGCTGGTCGCGGCCGGAATCGGCATCGCCATCGTCCCCGAGGGCGTGGCCAAGAACCATCCGGATGTCGCGATCCGGGAGATCGAGGTGAAGGTCAAACGCGAGGTCGGGCTCGCCTATCGCGCGTCAGTGCCGCTGGCGGACGCGTTGAAGGATTTGGTCGGGAAGCTGCGGAAGCAGAGATCCCAACGCGGGCAGAGCGAGCGCCGCCCCGGCGTGCGCAAGCCCGCCAGCCGCGAACGCTGATCGATCATCCGAGCAAGCCCTTCAGGCCCGCATAAATCGAACCAACGGCCGTTACCGCGACACCGGCCAGCGGCCCCACGGTCTGCATCAGGTCCTGAATCAGGCGGGCGCGGCGGCGGAGCTGTTCCTCTCCGACATGCTGTCCGAGCAGACGCGCCATCCTGAAGGCAAATGCGTTCGGCTTGCCTCCCTGGCTGAGCACGCGCGGCAGGACCTGGAAGATCACGACTCCCAGGATATTTCCCGAAATGAAGGCGAGCAGGATGCTCGCGCCGTATTCGAACACCTCCCGCCATTCGACCCACACCGTCGGCAGGATCGGAACGCCGTCGTGCAGTCCCGTCACAGTCAGCATCGCCTGGATGCTGACGCTGGCCAGCAGCAACGCCAGCACGAACGCTCCCAGCGCCGAGACCCTGTGCAGGGGATAGGCTGCGAACCCGAACAGCAGTGGGACCATGATCGACGCGATCCGGAGCGGGATCGGAGAGAGGTTGAAGGTGATGGTGATCAGAAAATGCGTGATCGTCAGCAGGATGGCTGGAACGACGACGTAGAGAAGGGCATGCGTCCCGAAATAGCGCAGCGGATTCTTGTACCGCTCGAGCCGGACATTGACCCGATCGAGGTCGCGCCTGAGCCGGTCGAGCTCGGCAACGATATCCTCGATCTCCAGAAGCGTCGGTCGCACGACGCGCAAATCGCGCGAGCAGTGTTTGCAGGCTATGGCCTCGTCCTTGATCGTCTCGGCGCAGAACGGACACTCCATGTCAGCGCGACTTCCTGCGCCGCATGATGGCCTCGACCTCGTCTCTGGCCCGCGTCAGCTCATCGCGCAGCTGGTCCCGCTTGCGCAGGAGATCGTCGCGCTCCGCAATCAGCGTCGCAGGGACGGCGATGTCTCGCGCACAGGACGCACAAACCAGGGCGCTCTCCGCATTCTCCGCCTGGCAGTAGGGGCACATCACTTGGGTGCGACCTTGAGGGTAAAAATGGCCGTGCCCGGCCGTCCGTCACTGTCCTTGATGTCGACCCGCACGGTGTAGTCGCCCGGCGGCAATTCCGCATCCTGCATGTTGATCCCATCAGCCTGCACGAACGGCTTGACCCGGGCCGTCAGATCGACGTTCGGCGAGCGCAGGAAGATCACCTTGACGGAGTCCGGATCGATCTTGGCGCCCCCGAACGACTCGAACTTCAATTGGAGTTTCAAGGGAGACGCAACGGAATCACCGGGCGACACGAACTCCACCTTCGGACCGCGCAGGATACCGCGCCGGTCGGTCGTGACCGCCCCCTTCGGGGGCGGCAGCTTGGCCTCGTCTTCGGTGATCAATTGGGTTGCCCGCGACGTTCCCGAAAACAGGAGACCTGCCGCCAGAAGATTTGCCGCAACGAGCCCGAACAGGATATTCCGCGTCATCGTCCTTCCCATCTTCTCAATCATCGCACGCCGCCATCGCCGATGATGGTATACGGCGCCCAGAACAGCGGATGCGCATAGGCAAACTCGGTCTTGCCCTCGCCGTTCAGGTAACCGGGGCCGTCGACCAGGGCCATCATCGCCTGCCGCAGCGCTTCGCTCCGCGACAGTTTTGGATCGTCCGCCTGCCGCTTGAACAGATCGGTCACCAGCTGTCGCGCGGATTGCGAATGCACCGACCAGTTCGTCACCAGCAGCGCGCGCGTCCCCGCGTAGAAGAAGGCGCGACCAAGTCCGGATGCGGCCTCCGCGCCTGCGCCTGCGCCGGCACCGGTGTTGCAAGCCGACAGGATGACCCAGTCGGCGTCGAGCTTGAGGCCGAGAATCTCCTCCATGGTCAGGAGGCCGTCGCCGCCTTCACCCGTCACCGTTGGCGATGACAGTGCGAGCGCCGGCTGGGTCAAACCGTTGAGCTCGCCCGGCACGAGGCCGTGGGTGGCAAATGCGAGGATCTTGAAGCCGGAGAGGTTCATCGTCTTGACCGCGCTCTCGGTCGCGTTCTTGCCGAGGAACAGCACCTTGGAAGGATCAGCCTGCAGCGCCAGCGCGATCGATTTGAGTTCGTCGGCCGTGTCGGGAAGGCGGGGCAAGAGACCGAGTTCGGCGCTGTCGACGCCGTCGAGCTTCGGGCTGTTGCGGCGCTTCAGCGGCATGCCGCGCGTGACGTTGCCGCCGACATCGGCGACCTGCACCTTTTCGCCGGCGCCTTCCGCCTCGGCCTGCTGATCCGTGTTGAAATAGGGATCGCCAAACGCCACGAGATCGCCGCGGCCGGGCTTGCCGGGCGGCAACTGCCGCAGCGTGCGCAAGGCGGCGGCCGAGGGGACCGTCGAGACGGCATGGGTTCGCGCAAGCCATGGCACGTTCCGATAGCCGACGAAGAGCGGATCCTCGTCCGCGGCCACCTCGGCCGGCGCCGTCGGCAACAGCGACAGCGGCAGCAGGCCGAGCGCGCCATTCGTGACCACGATCAAATTCCTGGCCGGCTTCCATCCGCTCTCGACCGGCTTCAGCAACAGCTCGTAGAGCTCGTAGCCGAGCTTGAGATCAAACGGCGGAATGTCCGAGATCATCGCAGCCTGCGGTTCGAGCGCCTCGCGCAGCTTGCGGATCTTGGTCTCGACGTCGCCGATGCTGGCCTTGACGGCCGCGAACGCCACCGGCCCCGATTTCGGCACGGCCCAGACGAAGCTGCCATACTGCCCGAAATAGAACGACAGCATGGCCTCGTTCTCGGCCAGCGTCGCACGGATTTCGGCGACGGCCGGCGGCTTCGGCGAGACCAGATCGGCGTAAACCGGAAACTTCTGCTTGATCTCCTGGCGCGCCTTGTCGCGCTCGCCACGCAAGGCGACGATCGAGGCCTGGATCTGCTGCGCGCCCTTCTCGTCGCGCTCCGCCGAGGGAATGGCGAGAACGTTGGTGAGCGTGCCGAGCTGGGCGTTGACCTGCTTGGTGAGATCCTGCTCCTTGCGCACGAGCTCGGCCAGCGCGGGATCCTTCGCCGCCGCACGCGCGCTGGAGGCGGCCAGCGCCTGCTGCACCGAGCGGCCGCGGATCGCGTCAGCCAGGCCGAACGTCTCCTCACCGATGCCGCTGCCGGTGCCTTCGGCCCGCGCCAGCAGCAGGAGGTAGCTCTCGACGATGTTCTGGAGCCGCTGGCTGCGCGCGGCCACGACGGTGGTGTTCTCGTCGTCGGCGTTCTCGTTTGCGTTCGCCATCATGATCGGGATGGCAGCCTTGAACTCCCGGATCGCGTCGGCATCGCGCCGTGCGCGCATCAAGCCGATTGCAAGCGTACCGCGCGCCGACGCCGCATCGAAATGGTTCTCGCCGACCCGCCCGATCTGCTTCTTGACCAGTTGCTCTGCGGCGGCGATGCCGGCGTCGAGCTGGCCGGAATTGTAGAGCGCGAGAATGCGCGCCGGATTGAGCTCGATGACCTGGCGGCGTTGCGGATCCCAATTGGCGACCGCCTTGTCGATCCGCGCAAACATGTCGCTGGCTTCGGCATTCTTGCGCTGGATGTTCAGGATGCCGGCGAGCTGCGAGAGCAGCTGCACGGTCGATTGCGAGTCGTCCGGCACGCCGACCGTCTTGTTGATCTCGAGCGCGACGCGGCCGAGCTGCTCGGCTTCGTCGTAACGGCCCTCGTCGACCAGGATTCCGGCCAATCCCATCACGTAGCGCGGCATGACCGGATTGTATTTGCCGGTGTCCTTCAGACGCGACAGCAGCGCCCGGCGCGCATCGACCTCGGCTTCGGCGAGCCTGCCCTGCCGGGCCTTCATGCGGGCCTCGCTCAAGACCATGTAGTCGATCGACTGCAAGACAACGGTTTCGGCGGGCGGATTTTCCGACTCCATCACGGCCTTCATGCCGGCGCGCTTGCGCTGCTCGGCCAGGCGATAGGAGGCTTCGGCTTCCTTGAACTGTCCGCGCGCCTCGAAGATCATGGCGCGGGTGCCCTCGATTTCCGCCTCCCAGTTCTGCCCCATCCGCGCGTAGGAGGTGCGCCACCCGGGAAGGCCACTCGTGCGAGCCTCCTGGATGCCGGCCAAGCTGCGGCGCAGATAGCCCTCGGCTTGCGGCACATCACCCATCTGAATGAGAATGCCGGCGATCGAGCGATTGGCGTTGAACAGATACCCCTTCGCGCCCGGCATGGTGGCGACCTCGCGCAACTGCCTTTGCATGATCTCGAGTGCGCGCTTTGGATCGCCATTGGCCGAATATTGGATGGCGGCGAGCTGGGTCAGCCGGCCCATCATGGCTGCGCTGATCGCGCCGCGTCCCACCTCGACGGCCTTGTTGGCGTCAGCGATGGACTCGGCAAGCCGCCCGAGCTGGGACCGCGCATTGGCGCGATCGAAATAGAACTGGGCGAGATCCTCGCGGGACTCCTTGCCGGTGGGCGCCGAATCCGCGTCCTGCTTCAGCTCAGCGATCAGCTTTTCGTTCGGCTTTTCGCTGTCGAGGATCGCGGTGATGTCGGAGATGGTGCGCGGCGGCGCGATGAAATCCTTCGGCAGCGCGGTCCCCGGCGCCAGCTTGGGCGCCTCCTCCTTCGGCGCCTCGACGGCGACATTGGCGCGTCCGTTCGCGGCATTGAGCGCGGCGAGCACGCAGGCGTGGACCTGCGGTTTGGCCTTGGCGCGACAGCCCTCGATATCGGCACCAGCCCTGCGGCCTCCCTGGGCCTGCATGCAGGCCTGCACGATCGGCTTGCCGACGGTCATCCGGCAGTTCTCGATCGCCGCCTCCTTGGTCAGTGCGGCGGCGGATCCGCTCGATCCGAGCAGGATGGCAAGGGCGAGCAGCTTTCGCAGGGACGTGGAATTTCGACGGGCGTCAAGCGGCATCGCGGAATTGATGCTCATCTCAAAAGACCTTCGCGCAAATTGACTTGGTATAACGGCACAATCCTATCGCGATGGCTTGGGAGGACAAGCACCATTCGGGCCGGTTCGACCATTTGCTGAACCGCGCGGGCCGCGGCCGACACAGGCTCCCGGAGCGCCCGCCCCGGTAGTGCATTAACGTCATCCTCGCCAAGGTTGTTGGCACGTCCGCGATCACGGCCGCTCGTGCCGACGCCGAGACGGCCGCAACCGGATGCGTCGGCTCCGCAAGCCCGACGGAGTGGAGCGCGCAAGTTCTCACGCGCGAACGCCGCACATTCCTGCCGGTTATGGTCTCCTGAAAACTTGCAATTGGACGCAGGTCCGGCGGCCAAGCTACCGCATCCCCGAAGCACGGCTGCAAAACCGTGATGGCACCGATCCATCGCCGCATGCTTCGACAGGGAGAAAACTCGTGTCATCTCACGCTCACGCGGAGGCCGGCGCGCACGCGCCCCGATCGCTGGAGGCGATGCTGAGGGCGATCGGCGTTCCCCTCGCCGTCGTCGTCGCGGCCGCCATCTGGCTCAGCCCCACCCCGGAGACGCTGTCCTTGCAGGGCCACAAGGCGCTGGCGTTGTTCGGGGGCATTTTCGTGCTCTATCTGACCGAAGCGATACCGCTCGCGATCGCGAGCCTGATGGTCGTTCCGCTTGCGGTGCTGACCGGAACGGCCCCGCTGCGGACTGCGCTCGACGGCTTCTCCGCCTCGCCGGTGTATCTGATCGTCGGCGCCTTCATCCTCGCGACCGCAATGGTGAAGACGCGCCTTGCCGAGCGGATCACCTACGTCATCCTGGCGCGCTTCGGCAGCGAGCCGACGCGGATCACGCTCGGCGTGACGCTGGTCAATATCGCCCTCGCCTTCCTCGTCCCGTCGTCGACAGCCCGCACGGCAATCCTGCTGCCGGAATGCCTCAGCATCCTGACGATCTTCGGAGCCAGCGCGCGCTCGCCATTTGCGATCAACCTGCTCCTCACCTTGACGATGACGAACGCGACGATCGGCGCCGGCGTGCTGACGGCCACGGTGCCCAATCCTGTCACGGTCGAGTTCGTCGCCAAGACGAGCGGCCACACCATCACCTATGCCGAATGGCTGCTCTATGGATTCCCGCCGGCGCTGGCGATGACCCTGTTCACCTGGTGGGTGATCCAGCGGGTGTTTCCGCCGGAATTCAAAGCCGGTCACGAGCAGGCCGACGCACGGATAACGCAGAATCTCGCCGCGATGGGCCGGATGACATCCGCCGAATGGCGCGCGCTGACCGTGTTCGTCCTTGTGACCTGCCTCTGGGCGACGCAGGGTCTGACCGGACTGGACACGACCGTCGTCTGCCTGATGGGGGCCTGCCTCCTGTTCCTGCCGCGCTTCGGCGTGATGGACTGGAACGATGCCAACAAGGGCGTCTCCTGGCAGGTGCTGCTGATTGCGGGCGGCGGCGTCTCGCTCGGCGACATTCTGCTGAAGACCGGCGCCGCCAACTGGCTGGCGAATTCGATCTTCCACGCGCTCGGCCTTGCCGGCGCCTCGGCGCTGGTCGTCATCGTGGTCGTGATGTTCATCGTGCAGTTCATGCACGTGATGTTCGTCGGCACGACCGCCATGGCGACCGCCCTGCTGCCGATCATCCTGGCAATGGCGACGACTGCGGGCGTCAACCCGGTCGCGCTGGCGCTGCCGGCCGGCATGATCATCGGCGGCTACCCGCTGCTGATGTTCTACAACACGCTGCCGAACATCCTCGTCTACGGCACCGGCCGGCTTCGCGTCGAGGACTTCCCGAAAGTCGGCGTGATCGTCTGCATCGTCGCCTGCCTGCTCTATGCGCTGTGCGCCGCGACCTGGTGGCACTGGCTCGGACTCGTCTGATCTCTCGAACAGTTTCGTCATCCGGAGGACCCCACATGACATTGCCCCTCGCCGGCATTCGCATCCTCGATCTCTCCAACGTGCTGGCCGGTCCGTTCTGCGGCTATCAGCTTGCGCGTCTCGGCGCCGAGGTCATCAAGATCGAGAATCCGAAGGGCGGCGATCTGGCGCGCCGGCTTGGCGCTGATCCGGCCATGGCGAAGAACCTGATGGGGCTGTCCTTCG
Encoded proteins:
- a CDS encoding GFA family protein, with translation MVDDTNIRTGQCHCGAVRFEVTLSDGFNSIRRCTCSYCRMRGAVMVMAKMGGIKFLQGEDALTSYRFHTGTAQHFFCSTCGIYTHHQRRSDTTLYAVNVACLDGVSPFDFAEVPVMDGVNHTNDTGKPTRQAGTLRFTPAD
- a CDS encoding SDR family oxidoreductase; amino-acid sequence: MTKSVAIITGASQGIGRATAIRLARDFSELVLVARNRANLDETAEAVKEAGAKPLVIDADLADPAVARAVVDQALAAFGRIDALLNIAGAVPQIDLFEMTDAQWEGGLALKLHGARRLTIAAWSALKATQGSVVLMSGNSALFPKAPYAAVGTINAAVVALAKAFSDRGIADGVQVNSVLPGPVMTGRRRSYLEHWAPLHNMTVEQATTNFPKEAGIARYGEPEEIAELMAFLVSPGARWMTGSTLRMDGGEVKSV
- a CDS encoding LysR family transcriptional regulator; this encodes MDIRELRYFAAVYRERNLTAAARSCFVSQPSISTAITNLEAELGTTLFIRHKKGVAPTASAEQFHTVARRIIDEADAARKLFRKPSTKTTVTLGLMRTLDVPRTIALLKPLTSRSDIALRLVGHDERADARIISKSMVGDDEHFVPLWSERYVAALPPSHPLTLKERLRAADLAEFPMIDRCHCEQSAFFGRTVQRRPSAAIAQSEDWAMALVAAGIGIAIVPEGVAKNHPDVAIREIEVKVKREVGLAYRASVPLADALKDLVGKLRKQRSQRGQSERRPGVRKPASRER
- a CDS encoding RidA family protein, whose amino-acid sequence is MAPAHIVSHNPATVHPPAGGYCMGLELKQHRRLLFISGQVPERLDGTVPEGFEAQCEQAWRNVKEVLAAAGLGVEHLVKVNTVLTDRAQLVTNRIIRRAMLGDHQPALTVIVAETVDSKWLLEIEAIAAE
- a CDS encoding alpha/beta hydrolase; translated protein: MSPIKYRTVEVDGLKVFYREAPNAGAPKLLLLHGFPTSGHMFRDLMPRLSDKFHLVAPDLPGFGLTEMPPRDNFAYTFDNIARVIDRFTEVIGFDRFALYVFDYGAPTGFRMAVRHPERITAIISQNGNAYEEGLSEGWTPIRAYWEDASEANRKTLRAFLTPETTGWQYTHGAPDPTSVSPDGQNLDNYYLARPGADEIQLDLFGDYKSNVALYPTFQGYFRTHKPPFLAVWGKNDPFFLPPGAEAFKRDIPEANIHFFDTGHFALETHCA
- a CDS encoding L-2-amino-thiazoline-4-carboxylic acid hydrolase; this translates as MNKMIHPFYAQHRDAMEAAMHQRLDLAETMLRERAQLTDIDTIKQEVMDELAVVLTQMPYVGGTASRMSEVFIRLTGFMATSRVLQRHGVPLPVIRDIERETHKAQLLTMPETERLDAGDQFMSPENQAFLREQAAKSVTASHQAEFPEDFVYDFVEPGPNDGFEFGINYRACGFCKFAGRHGDKEILPNICGLDFDAYATRGIHLERTQTLAGGASHCNFRFSRLHRDG
- a CDS encoding MBL fold metallo-hydrolase, giving the protein MKIHHLNTGTMCPMGRRLVNGTGGLFQRARMVCHCLLIETGDGLALVDTGIGLGDIATPDRLGKRWLRQTAPKLDPAETAVQQVKALGYSPNDVRHVLLTHLDRDHAGGVPDFPQAAIHVHRTEYDMAVLRKPAPPEGRYVGGQWSHGPSWSFYGEAGEDWFGFKGVRALGDREGDILMIPLAGHTLGHCGIAVRSGDKWLLHAGDSYFHHAQLDASPRAPLVLRYFQRRVDMDRAARVANQARLRELKLSHGDRVTIFNSHDPVDYENCRCGGH
- a CDS encoding LysR family transcriptional regulator — encoded protein: MTYALPPLNALRAFEAAARHLSFKLAAHELHVTPAAVGQQVKALEARLGVQLFERLHKQLILTAAGQAYLPGVSEGFRHIAEATSQLKPSGAVLLQLGVHASFDLRRLDLAAFRETHAEIGLRVLQPAGLHELIEGKVDLLITRSLGHHPGYRCDRINEGSGLGDWLIAPEGTADCPEIVSFRAWLRAVADEKAGANRRPRLVGGIGG